A stretch of DNA from Micromonospora peucetia:
TGTCCGACCAGCTCACGAGCCCGATCCACGACGGGCGCGGTTCGGGCCTGCCGGCTACGTCGCGAGAATACTGATGCCGATCATGCGCGCGCCGGTCTCGGTGCGCGGGCGGTGCGCGGTGCCCGGAGCGAACACCACGTAGCTGCCCGGCCCCAGACGGTGGCCCCGATCGATGAACTCGCCCGAGACGACGTAGTAGCGCTCCTCGCCCTCGTGCACGTCGACCTCCGGCCACTCCGTTCCCGGGGCGAAGTCGTACATCCAGCCGCGGGCCCGCTCGGTCGCCGGCAGGCGCCGCCGGACGATGCCGGGAAAAACCTCGACGGGTTCCACCTCATCGACCTGCAGGATCTGCACATCATCGGATTCGTGCGTCATGCGGTCATGATCGTCGTGCCGCCCCGCACCGGCCAGTGTCTGGAATGACGTTGCCAGGTACATTCCTGCCATGACCATTCACCGGGTGGTCGCCCTCGTCCTGCCGCCGCAGTCCACGTTCGAACTCGCCTGTGCCGCCGAGGTGTTCGGCGTGCGGCGCCCAGGTCTGCCAGTCAGCTACAGCTTCGACGTGTGTGCCGAGCACCCGGGCGCCGTATCCACCCTGGCGGGATACGACATGGCGGTCACCAGCGGGCTGCGCGCGCTCG
This window harbors:
- a CDS encoding cupin domain-containing protein, which produces MTHESDDVQILQVDEVEPVEVFPGIVRRRLPATERARGWMYDFAPGTEWPEVDVHEGEERYYVVSGEFIDRGHRLGPGSYVVFAPGTAHRPRTETGARMIGISILAT